The Thermodesulfobacteriota bacterium genome contains a region encoding:
- a CDS encoding IclR family transcriptional regulator: protein MGKRKKSSYIIQSVTNALDLLEEFRGEDTELGVTELSKRLGLHKNNVFRLLATLESRGYMEQNKVTGNYRLGLRVLELGQVFIKHMGLLKMARPILEEIVERCNETSYLGVIRDDRVVYVDVVEATRPVRVISRVGVGLPVYCSAVGKAQVAFESADEVERILNENPMKRYTAHTLPDRGAVLAQLEEIRHRGWALDDEEYDEGIRCVGVPVRDYTRRVIAGLSISGPAYRFTGDRIETELAPLVLEAGRKLSARLGYEVGQEA from the coding sequence GTGGGAAAGAGAAAGAAGTCGAGCTACATCATCCAGTCGGTAACCAACGCGCTGGATCTCTTGGAGGAGTTCCGGGGCGAGGACACGGAGCTGGGGGTCACCGAGCTCTCCAAGCGCCTGGGGCTGCACAAGAACAACGTGTTCCGGCTCCTCGCGACCCTGGAGAGCCGCGGGTACATGGAGCAGAACAAGGTCACGGGCAACTACCGGCTGGGGCTCAGGGTGCTCGAGCTCGGGCAGGTGTTCATCAAGCACATGGGGCTCCTGAAGATGGCGCGCCCCATCCTGGAGGAGATCGTCGAGCGGTGTAACGAGACCTCCTACCTGGGAGTGATTCGCGATGACCGCGTCGTCTACGTGGACGTGGTGGAGGCCACCCGGCCGGTGAGAGTGATTTCCCGGGTGGGCGTGGGGCTGCCGGTCTACTGCTCCGCGGTGGGCAAGGCACAGGTCGCCTTTGAGTCGGCCGACGAAGTGGAGCGGATTCTCAACGAGAACCCCATGAAGCGCTACACGGCCCACACCCTGCCCGACCGGGGGGCGGTCCTCGCCCAGTTGGAGGAGATTCGGCACCGGGGCTGGGCGCTGGACGACGAGGAATACGACGAAGGCATCCGCTGCGTGGGCGTCCCCGTGCGGGACTACACCCGCAGAGTGATTGCCGGACTCTCCATCTCCGGGCCGGCGTACCGGTTCACCGGGGATCGGATCGAGACCGAGCTCGCCCCCCTGGTCCTGGAGGCCGGCCGCAAGCTCTCGGCCCGCCTGGGGTACGAGGTGGGCCAGGAGGCCTGA
- the acsB gene encoding acetyl-CoA decarbonylase/synthase complex subunit alpha/beta, whose protein sequence is MSKIILSGVIRGAHQIYARVEKKVNDAIAKHGADKEVKLPNTGYFLPVIYGILGHKVEKLGDMLPVLAKCKSLLPPQVSENLWVPYLGHGLDAGMQTLFCYDMEEALKYLETPPYTLGEDPSPDNIWLGAADDVIMRKRGVEFVDGSAPGFAAVVGAAPDSKTAAKMAKELQEKGIYVFMAGEHGGKTFAEQLVEEGVQVGWPTRLVPFGRDTSAAIHAVGFATRAAMAFGGIQPGDYAGILRYNKLRVFAFVLALGEVADEWYAAAAGAINYGFPTIADSDIPEILVTGVCTYEHVVSNIPHEQIVAKAIEVRGLKIHISKIDIPVSHSPAFEGERIARDQMYVELAGPKSEGFEFCQMKPLDEVEDGKFAVVGPDLKDMQEGKTHPLAIWVDVAGRSMQPDFEPILERQIHHLLNGAEGVLHIGQRDIVWMRISKKTFAAGFSLKHFGTILHAKFHNEFGKILDKVQVTIYTDPAKVKELMGQARAVYKEREERLGSMTDESVDTFYSCTLCQSFAPDHVCVISPERPGLCGAYNWLDGKAAFEITPTGPNQPIKKGDTLDDNLGQWKGVNEFVLKNSHDAISSFSAYSLMVDPMTSCGCFEAITVLLPMSNAVMVVDRDYAGPTPCGMPFSTLAGSVGGGAQTPGFVGMSKFYIGSKKFISADGGIKRIAWLPKALKESLKEVIEKRGAEEGCPDLYEKIATEENATTEEEVLEYMNKVGHPALEMDPMM, encoded by the coding sequence ATGTCCAAAATCATCCTTTCCGGAGTCATCCGCGGCGCGCACCAGATCTACGCGCGGGTGGAGAAGAAGGTCAACGACGCCATCGCCAAGCACGGGGCCGACAAGGAGGTGAAGCTCCCCAACACCGGCTACTTCCTGCCCGTGATCTACGGCATCCTGGGTCACAAGGTGGAGAAGCTCGGCGACATGCTGCCCGTGCTCGCCAAGTGCAAGAGCCTCCTGCCCCCGCAGGTCTCCGAGAACCTATGGGTGCCGTACCTAGGCCACGGCCTGGACGCCGGCATGCAGACGCTCTTCTGCTACGACATGGAAGAGGCCCTGAAGTACCTGGAGACCCCCCCCTACACCCTGGGCGAGGACCCCAGCCCCGACAATATCTGGCTCGGCGCCGCCGACGACGTGATCATGCGCAAGCGGGGCGTGGAGTTCGTGGACGGCTCCGCGCCGGGCTTCGCCGCGGTGGTGGGTGCGGCCCCCGACAGCAAGACGGCGGCCAAGATGGCCAAGGAGCTCCAAGAGAAGGGCATCTACGTCTTCATGGCCGGTGAGCACGGCGGCAAGACCTTCGCCGAGCAGCTCGTGGAGGAGGGCGTGCAGGTGGGCTGGCCCACCCGGCTCGTGCCCTTCGGGCGCGACACCTCGGCGGCCATCCACGCCGTGGGCTTCGCCACCCGGGCCGCCATGGCGTTTGGCGGCATCCAGCCGGGCGACTACGCGGGGATCCTGCGCTACAACAAGCTGCGGGTCTTCGCCTTCGTGCTCGCCCTGGGCGAGGTCGCCGACGAGTGGTACGCGGCCGCCGCGGGGGCCATCAACTACGGCTTCCCGACCATCGCCGACTCCGACATCCCGGAGATCCTCGTGACCGGCGTGTGCACCTACGAGCACGTGGTCTCCAACATCCCCCACGAGCAGATCGTGGCCAAGGCCATCGAGGTCCGGGGGCTCAAGATCCACATTTCGAAGATCGATATCCCGGTCTCCCACTCTCCGGCGTTCGAAGGGGAGCGGATTGCCCGCGACCAGATGTACGTGGAGCTCGCCGGTCCCAAGTCCGAGGGCTTCGAGTTCTGCCAGATGAAGCCGCTCGACGAGGTCGAGGACGGCAAGTTCGCCGTGGTCGGGCCGGACCTCAAGGACATGCAGGAGGGCAAGACCCATCCCCTGGCCATCTGGGTGGACGTGGCCGGCCGCAGCATGCAGCCCGACTTCGAGCCGATCCTGGAGCGGCAGATCCACCACCTCCTGAACGGCGCCGAGGGCGTGCTCCACATCGGTCAGCGCGACATCGTGTGGATGCGCATCTCGAAGAAGACCTTCGCGGCCGGCTTCAGCCTGAAGCACTTCGGCACCATCCTGCACGCCAAGTTCCACAACGAGTTCGGGAAGATCCTGGACAAGGTGCAGGTGACCATCTACACGGACCCGGCCAAGGTGAAGGAGCTCATGGGCCAGGCTCGGGCCGTGTACAAGGAGCGGGAGGAGCGCCTCGGTTCCATGACGGACGAGAGCGTCGATACGTTCTACAGCTGCACGCTGTGCCAGTCGTTTGCGCCGGACCACGTGTGCGTGATCAGCCCCGAGCGGCCGGGCCTGTGCGGTGCCTACAACTGGCTCGACGGCAAGGCCGCCTTCGAGATCACCCCCACGGGTCCCAACCAGCCCATCAAGAAGGGCGACACCCTCGACGACAACCTCGGGCAGTGGAAGGGCGTGAACGAGTTCGTGCTGAAGAACTCCCACGACGCGATTTCCTCCTTCAGCGCCTACTCGCTGATGGTGGACCCCATGACCTCCTGCGGCTGCTTCGAGGCCATCACGGTGCTCCTGCCCATGTCCAACGCGGTCATGGTGGTGGATCGGGACTACGCGGGGCCGACCCCCTGCGGCATGCCCTTCTCGACGCTGGCCGGCTCGGTGGGCGGAGGCGCCCAGACTCCGGGTTTCGTGGGGATGTCGAAGTTCTACATCGGCTCCAAGAAGTTCATCAGCGCCGACGGCGGAATCAAGCGGATCGCGTGGTTGCCCAAGGCGCTCAAGGAGTCGTTGAAGGAGGTGATCGAGAAGCGGGGCGCGGAGGAAGGGTGTCCCGATCTCTACGAGAAGATCGCCACCGAGGAGAACGCCACCACCGAGGAAGAGGTGCTGGAGTACATGAACAAGGTGGGGCACCCGGCCCTCGAGATGGACCCCATGATGTAG
- a CDS encoding dihydropteroate synthase: protein MKIYTIAESINIMSKTIGPAIREKNKGPIQQMAQEELDKGSDMLDLNLGPARKAGDEVMEWLVKTVQEVKKDVRLALDTTNTLAVEAGLKVCNERALVNSISAQPQSMQERLPLVKKYDADFVALTMSEEGIPRDASERAVALSTIMAMGDELGIEHARYWVDPIVLPVSVDINQVKAYMEFLPMVKDIVPGATNTCGLSNVSNGAPHELRPILNRVYLMMLYNLGQESAIVDAYDKDMMDLCQGKMAAQVAYVKKLQDGEDVAPKNDTEKVLYKTFKVLNGDVLYSHSWLQD from the coding sequence ATGAAGATTTACACGATTGCCGAGAGCATCAACATCATGTCGAAGACGATCGGCCCTGCGATCCGCGAGAAGAACAAGGGTCCGATCCAGCAGATGGCACAGGAGGAGCTCGACAAGGGCTCCGACATGCTCGACCTGAATCTCGGACCTGCCCGCAAGGCGGGCGACGAGGTGATGGAGTGGCTCGTCAAGACCGTGCAGGAGGTCAAGAAGGACGTGCGCCTCGCCCTGGATACCACCAACACCCTTGCGGTCGAGGCGGGCCTGAAGGTGTGCAACGAGCGGGCGCTCGTGAACTCCATCTCGGCGCAGCCCCAGAGCATGCAGGAGCGCCTGCCGCTGGTGAAGAAGTACGACGCCGACTTCGTGGCGCTCACCATGAGCGAGGAAGGCATCCCGCGCGACGCCAGCGAGCGGGCCGTGGCGCTCTCCACCATCATGGCCATGGGGGACGAGCTGGGCATCGAGCACGCCCGCTACTGGGTGGACCCCATCGTGCTGCCCGTCTCGGTCGACATCAACCAGGTGAAGGCCTACATGGAGTTCCTGCCCATGGTGAAGGACATCGTCCCCGGGGCGACCAACACCTGCGGCCTCTCCAACGTCTCCAACGGGGCACCCCACGAGCTTCGCCCGATCTTGAACCGGGTGTACCTGATGATGCTCTACAACCTGGGCCAGGAGTCGGCCATCGTCGACGCCTACGACAAGGACATGATGGATCTGTGCCAGGGCAAGATGGCGGCCCAGGTAGCCTATGTGAAGAAACTCCAGGACGGGGAAGACGTCGCCCCGAAGAACGACACCGAGAAGGTGCTGTACAAGACGTTCAAGGTGCTCAACGGCGACGTGCTCTACTCCCACTCCTGGCTCCAAGACTGA
- a CDS encoding XRE family transcriptional regulator yields the protein MGAKIKSLRQLRKKTLQEVADETGFSPALISQVENNNVSPPIATLAKIAKVLGVRVGYFFRDDGPEEAYEVVRRGERPAVTRVISSTGGQHGYTYDALTYKKRDKIMEPFLLSVDAGMRDEETLYSHEGEEFLLVLEGEAELLLEKERIVLREGDSVYFESTLRHRLLSHGSGQGAKVLAVLAKGA from the coding sequence ATCGGCGCCAAGATCAAGAGCCTGCGGCAGCTCCGAAAGAAGACGCTCCAAGAAGTCGCTGACGAGACGGGATTCTCTCCCGCCCTCATCTCCCAGGTGGAGAACAACAACGTTTCTCCTCCCATCGCCACCCTGGCGAAGATTGCCAAGGTGCTGGGAGTCCGGGTAGGGTACTTCTTCCGCGACGACGGACCCGAAGAGGCCTACGAGGTCGTACGGCGGGGGGAGCGGCCGGCGGTGACCCGCGTGATCTCGAGCACCGGGGGCCAGCACGGCTACACCTACGACGCGCTGACGTACAAGAAGCGCGACAAGATCATGGAGCCGTTCCTGCTCTCGGTGGATGCCGGGATGCGGGACGAGGAGACCCTGTACAGCCACGAGGGTGAGGAGTTCCTCCTGGTCCTCGAGGGGGAGGCCGAGCTGCTCCTCGAAAAGGAGCGGATCGTCCTGCGGGAGGGCGACAGCGTCTACTTCGAGTCGACCCTGCGCCACCGGCTCCTG
- the acsC gene encoding acetyl-CoA decarbonylase/synthase complex subunit gamma, with protein MGLTGIQIYKLLPQTNCKDCGEPTCLAFAMKLAAGKAELSKCPYVSEDAKAKLSEASAPPIRVVELGQGAAAHKVGGETVKYRHEKTFVNPTGIAVALTNKTDPAVVDAEVKLLNGIAFERVGLTLKPSFAFLWDEKKDQASFVELVKKVAAATEKGLILSSESVDTLKAAAAAIQGKKFALHAATAATADAFVQMAKDFGCAVVAKGDTLDDLAAVGEKFVAAGLKEVILDTGWKGLRETLSANIAIRRAALDKKFRALGFPTIAFPCAMTDHKELQAAYATVLMDKYAGIVVLGSLDPAVSLPLLVNRLNIYTDPQRPMTMDQGIYELNNPGPTSPVIITTNFALTYFVVSAEVEASRVPTWLLIMDTEGMSVLTAWSAGKFVADAMAPFVKKTGITDKVGHKKIIIPGYVAQLSGEFEEELGEGWNVIIGPREAADLPKFLKDYAAKAG; from the coding sequence ATGGGACTGACCGGCATCCAGATCTATAAATTGCTCCCGCAGACCAACTGCAAGGACTGCGGCGAGCCCACCTGCCTCGCCTTCGCGATGAAGCTCGCCGCGGGGAAGGCGGAACTCTCCAAGTGCCCCTATGTCTCGGAGGACGCCAAGGCGAAGCTCTCCGAGGCGAGCGCCCCTCCCATCCGCGTGGTGGAGCTGGGCCAGGGAGCCGCTGCCCACAAGGTGGGCGGCGAGACCGTGAAGTACCGGCACGAGAAGACCTTCGTGAACCCCACGGGTATTGCCGTGGCGCTCACCAACAAGACCGACCCGGCGGTCGTGGACGCCGAGGTCAAGCTTCTCAACGGAATCGCCTTCGAGCGGGTCGGGCTGACGCTCAAGCCGAGCTTCGCCTTCCTCTGGGACGAGAAGAAGGACCAGGCCTCCTTCGTGGAACTGGTCAAGAAGGTGGCCGCCGCCACGGAGAAGGGGCTGATCCTGTCCTCCGAGAGCGTGGACACCCTCAAGGCCGCGGCCGCGGCCATCCAGGGCAAGAAGTTTGCCCTCCACGCCGCCACCGCCGCCACGGCCGACGCCTTCGTGCAGATGGCCAAGGACTTCGGCTGCGCCGTCGTGGCCAAGGGGGACACCCTCGACGACCTGGCGGCCGTGGGCGAGAAGTTCGTTGCCGCGGGGCTCAAGGAAGTAATCCTCGATACCGGGTGGAAGGGGCTGCGCGAGACGCTCAGCGCCAACATCGCCATCCGGCGGGCGGCTCTGGACAAGAAGTTCCGGGCCCTGGGGTTCCCCACCATCGCCTTCCCCTGCGCCATGACCGACCACAAGGAGCTCCAGGCGGCCTACGCCACGGTGCTCATGGACAAGTACGCCGGTATCGTGGTGCTGGGCAGCCTCGACCCGGCCGTCAGCCTGCCGCTCCTGGTCAACCGGCTCAACATCTACACCGATCCCCAGCGGCCCATGACCATGGACCAGGGGATCTACGAGCTCAACAACCCCGGCCCCACGAGCCCCGTGATCATCACCACCAACTTTGCCCTCACCTACTTCGTGGTGAGCGCCGAGGTGGAGGCGAGCCGCGTGCCCACGTGGCTGCTGATCATGGACACCGAGGGCATGAGCGTGCTCACCGCGTGGTCTGCCGGCAAGTTCGTGGCCGACGCCATGGCGCCCTTCGTCAAGAAGACCGGCATCACCGACAAGGTGGGTCACAAGAAGATCATCATCCCCGGGTACGTGGCCCAGCTCTCCGGCGAGTTCGAGGAGGAGCTCGGCGAGGGGTGGAATGTGATCATCGGGCCCCGCGAGGCCGCGGATCTGCCCAAGTTCCTCAAGGACTACGCCGCCAAGGCGGGTTGA
- the cooS gene encoding anaerobic carbon-monoxide dehydrogenase catalytic subunit: MAKLREIQDITVCESTTQMLRKAREEGVKTAFDRADELSACPIGAQNACCKHCAMGPCRLSSKAPYEKVGVCGANIDTFQARGFARMVAAGTAAHSDHGREMSELFLTVAKGENPDFEIKEPGKLVEFAKHMGVATEGREQKDVALELAEACLGQFTQQNGYLKLFERAPKKRFEKWKELGILSRGVDREVVEMMHRTHMGVDQDYRNLVLGAARCALADGWGGAMISTELSDIMFGTPRPVRAEIDIGVLKEKEVNVIVHGHEPQLLDMMVRLSEDPEMVAKAKAVGAEGINLVGMCCSGNEQLVRRGVPHAGNFMQCDSAIITGAVDAMMVDVQCIQQGLQELSKCYHTKFITTNYRCKIEGAQHIEFHGDHGAREAGVKLMMEGINNFKNRKRVVIPDRKTAMVGGFSHETINYMLGGSFRSSYTPLNENIINGRIRGVAGVVGCNNPRVKHDWVHIELVKELLKNDVLVVQTGCSAIAMAKQGFMQPEAAAKYCGPGLREVCEAVGMPPVLHSGACVDNSRILVAVSEMVKTGGLGDDISDLPVAGAAPEWMSEKAVAIGHYFVSSGVFTVFGVTLPHVEGTKFAEYLFGGLENDLGGKWAVEPDPYKMAKLMIDHINSKREALGIHEKKERKLFDMEARRELKV; the protein is encoded by the coding sequence ATGGCAAAGCTTCGCGAGATCCAGGACATCACCGTCTGCGAGTCTACGACGCAGATGCTTCGGAAGGCGCGGGAAGAAGGGGTGAAGACCGCCTTCGACCGGGCCGACGAGCTGAGCGCCTGCCCCATCGGGGCCCAGAACGCGTGCTGCAAGCACTGCGCCATGGGGCCCTGCCGCCTGAGCTCCAAGGCGCCCTATGAGAAGGTGGGCGTGTGCGGCGCCAACATCGATACCTTCCAGGCCCGCGGGTTTGCCCGCATGGTGGCCGCCGGCACCGCGGCCCACTCCGACCACGGGCGTGAGATGAGCGAGCTCTTTCTCACCGTGGCCAAGGGGGAGAACCCCGACTTCGAGATCAAGGAGCCCGGAAAGCTCGTCGAGTTCGCCAAGCACATGGGCGTGGCCACCGAGGGCCGGGAGCAGAAGGACGTGGCCCTCGAGCTCGCCGAGGCGTGCCTGGGCCAGTTCACCCAGCAGAACGGGTACCTCAAGCTCTTCGAGCGCGCCCCCAAGAAGCGCTTCGAGAAGTGGAAGGAGCTCGGCATCCTCTCCCGCGGCGTGGACCGCGAGGTGGTGGAGATGATGCACCGTACCCACATGGGCGTGGATCAAGACTACCGCAACCTGGTGCTCGGCGCCGCCCGCTGCGCGCTGGCCGACGGCTGGGGCGGGGCCATGATCTCCACCGAGCTCTCCGACATCATGTTCGGCACGCCGCGCCCGGTGCGGGCCGAGATCGACATTGGGGTGCTCAAGGAAAAGGAAGTGAACGTCATCGTCCACGGCCACGAGCCTCAGCTCCTGGACATGATGGTGCGCCTCTCCGAGGACCCGGAGATGGTGGCCAAGGCCAAGGCCGTGGGTGCCGAGGGGATCAATCTGGTGGGGATGTGCTGCTCGGGCAACGAGCAGCTCGTGCGCCGGGGCGTGCCCCATGCCGGCAACTTCATGCAGTGCGACTCCGCCATCATCACCGGGGCAGTGGACGCCATGATGGTGGACGTACAGTGCATCCAGCAGGGGCTCCAGGAGCTCTCGAAGTGCTACCACACGAAGTTCATCACCACGAACTATCGGTGCAAGATCGAAGGCGCCCAGCACATCGAGTTCCACGGCGACCACGGCGCGCGGGAAGCCGGCGTGAAGCTCATGATGGAGGGCATCAACAACTTCAAGAACCGCAAGAGGGTCGTGATTCCGGACCGAAAGACGGCGATGGTCGGCGGCTTCTCCCACGAGACCATCAACTATATGCTGGGCGGGAGCTTCCGCTCGAGCTACACGCCGCTCAACGAAAACATCATCAACGGGCGCATCCGCGGCGTTGCCGGTGTGGTGGGGTGCAACAACCCCCGCGTCAAGCACGACTGGGTGCACATCGAGCTCGTCAAGGAGCTTCTGAAGAACGACGTCCTCGTCGTCCAGACCGGGTGCTCGGCCATCGCCATGGCCAAGCAGGGCTTCATGCAGCCCGAGGCGGCGGCAAAGTACTGCGGGCCCGGCCTCCGGGAGGTGTGCGAGGCGGTGGGCATGCCGCCGGTGCTGCACTCCGGCGCCTGCGTGGACAACAGCCGCATCCTGGTCGCGGTCTCGGAGATGGTCAAGACCGGCGGTCTCGGCGACGACATCAGCGACCTGCCGGTGGCCGGTGCGGCGCCCGAGTGGATGAGCGAGAAGGCCGTGGCGATCGGCCACTACTTCGTGTCGAGCGGCGTCTTCACCGTGTTCGGGGTGACCCTGCCGCACGTGGAGGGCACCAAGTTTGCCGAGTACCTCTTCGGCGGCCTCGAGAACGACCTCGGGGGCAAGTGGGCGGTGGAGCCCGACCCGTACAAGATGGCCAAGCTCATGATCGACCACATCAACTCGAAGCGCGAGGCCCTCGGCATCCATGAGAAGAAGGAGCGCAAGCTCTTCGACATGGAAGCCCGCCGCGAGCTCAAGGTCTAA